Proteins encoded by one window of Dryocola sp. LX212:
- the rbfA gene encoding 30S ribosome-binding factor RbfA, whose product MAKEFGRPQRVSQELQKEIAIILQREIKDPRLGMMTTVSGVEVSRDLAYAKVFVTFLNDKDDNAIKEGIKVLQDASGYIRTLVGKAMRLRIVPELTFFYDNSLVEGMRMSNLVSNVIRNDDERRVNTDDSKED is encoded by the coding sequence ATGGCGAAAGAATTTGGTCGCCCACAGCGCGTCTCTCAGGAACTGCAAAAAGAAATCGCAATTATCCTGCAGCGCGAAATTAAAGATCCGCGTCTGGGCATGATGACCACCGTTTCAGGTGTCGAAGTCTCCCGCGATCTGGCTTATGCGAAAGTATTCGTTACCTTCCTGAATGACAAAGACGACAATGCCATCAAAGAGGGCATTAAAGTTCTGCAGGACGCTTCCGGCTATATCCGTACTCTGGTGGGTAAAGCAATGCGCCTGCGCATCGTGCCTGAACTGACTTTCTTCTACGATAACTCGTTGGTCGAAGGGATGCGCATGTCTAACCTGGTTTCCAACGTCATTCGTAACGATGACGAGCGTCGCGTGAATACGGACGACAGCAAGGAGGATTAA